From the Gramella sp. Hel_I_59 genome, one window contains:
- a CDS encoding aconitate hydratase produces MAYDIDMIKKVYSHMAERVNTARKVVGKPLTLSEKILYSHLWDGSAKEAFQRGKDYVEFSPDRIACQDATAQMALLQFMQAGKKQVAVPTTVHCDHLIQAKMGAAIDLQSANKSSSEVFDFLESVSNKYGIGFWKPGAGIIHQVVLENYAFPGGMMIGTDSHTVNAGGLGMVAIGVGGADAVDVMAGMPWELKFPKLIGVKLTGKLSGWTSSKDVILKVAGILTVKGGTGAIIEYFGEGARNLSCTGKGTICNMGAEVGATTSTFGYDDSMERYLRATNRADVADAANEVREHLTGDDEVYANPEQYFDELIEINLDELKPHLNGPFTPDLATPISEMGVKAKEHDWPINVDWGLIGSCTNSSYEDLTRAASIAKQAVDKKVKAKSDFGINPGSEQIRFTAERDGLLQIFEDLDATIFTNACGPCIGQWDRSDRKGEEKNTIVHSFNRNFSKRADGNPNTHAFVGSPEMVAAIAISGRLDFDPTRDKLMNEDGEEVMLDEPQGIELPTKGFAVEDAGYVAPNEDGSSVEVKVAEDSERLQLLTPFEPWDGKNLTGVRLLIKAWGKCTTDHISMAGPWLRYRGHLDNISNNCLIGAINAYNEKTNFVKNQLTGKYDGVPAVQREYKKAGIPTVVVGDHNYGEGSSREHAAMEPRHLGVKVVLVKSFARIHETNLKKQGMLGLTFANEIDYDLIQEDDTFNFIDLENFAPDTPLTIEIVHADGSKDTIKANHTYNLPQIEWYKHGSALNLIKKENAA; encoded by the coding sequence ATGGCATACGATATTGATATGATTAAGAAGGTGTATAGCCACATGGCTGAACGTGTGAATACAGCACGTAAAGTTGTTGGTAAACCTTTGACGCTTTCAGAAAAGATCCTTTATTCTCACTTATGGGATGGGAGTGCTAAAGAAGCATTTCAAAGAGGTAAGGATTATGTAGAATTTTCACCGGATAGAATTGCTTGTCAGGATGCGACTGCGCAAATGGCATTATTACAATTTATGCAGGCAGGTAAGAAGCAGGTAGCTGTTCCTACAACTGTACATTGTGATCACCTTATCCAGGCGAAAATGGGAGCTGCGATAGATTTGCAATCTGCAAACAAAAGTAGTAGTGAGGTTTTTGATTTTCTGGAATCAGTATCAAACAAATACGGAATTGGATTCTGGAAACCAGGTGCAGGTATTATTCACCAGGTAGTTCTAGAAAACTATGCATTTCCAGGTGGAATGATGATTGGAACCGATTCTCACACGGTAAACGCCGGTGGATTAGGAATGGTTGCAATTGGAGTAGGTGGAGCAGATGCTGTAGATGTAATGGCTGGAATGCCTTGGGAACTTAAATTCCCGAAACTTATTGGAGTGAAGTTAACCGGAAAACTTTCTGGATGGACTTCTTCTAAAGATGTGATCTTAAAAGTTGCAGGTATTCTTACTGTAAAAGGTGGTACCGGAGCAATCATAGAATATTTTGGTGAAGGTGCGCGTAACCTTTCCTGTACTGGTAAAGGTACTATCTGTAATATGGGTGCTGAAGTTGGAGCGACTACTTCTACTTTTGGTTACGATGACTCTATGGAGCGTTACCTGAGAGCTACCAACCGTGCAGATGTTGCAGATGCAGCTAATGAAGTACGTGAGCACTTAACTGGTGATGATGAAGTATACGCAAATCCAGAGCAGTATTTTGACGAATTGATCGAGATCAATTTAGACGAGTTGAAGCCTCACTTAAACGGACCATTTACTCCAGATCTTGCAACTCCTATTTCTGAAATGGGCGTAAAAGCTAAGGAGCATGACTGGCCAATCAACGTCGATTGGGGTCTGATTGGTTCCTGTACGAACTCTTCTTATGAAGATTTGACCAGAGCAGCTTCTATCGCAAAACAGGCAGTAGATAAGAAAGTAAAGGCTAAATCTGACTTCGGGATCAACCCTGGATCTGAACAAATTAGATTTACTGCTGAAAGAGATGGATTACTTCAGATCTTTGAAGATCTTGATGCTACTATCTTTACAAACGCTTGTGGACCATGTATTGGTCAATGGGATCGTTCAGATAGAAAAGGGGAAGAGAAGAACACGATCGTTCATTCTTTTAACCGTAACTTCTCTAAGCGTGCAGATGGTAACCCAAATACGCATGCTTTTGTAGGTTCTCCTGAAATGGTTGCAGCAATTGCAATTTCTGGTAGACTGGATTTCGATCCAACCCGTGATAAATTAATGAACGAGGATGGTGAAGAAGTAATGCTTGACGAACCTCAGGGAATTGAACTTCCTACTAAAGGATTTGCTGTTGAAGATGCTGGATATGTTGCTCCAAATGAAGATGGAAGCAGTGTAGAAGTTAAAGTGGCTGAAGATAGTGAAAGACTTCAATTGCTTACACCTTTCGAGCCTTGGGATGGTAAAAATCTTACTGGCGTGAGATTACTGATCAAAGCGTGGGGTAAATGTACTACCGACCATATTTCTATGGCTGGACCATGGTTAAGATATAGAGGACATTTAGATAATATTTCTAACAACTGTCTTATTGGAGCTATTAACGCTTACAACGAGAAGACCAATTTTGTTAAGAATCAGCTTACTGGTAAGTACGATGGTGTGCCGGCAGTACAGAGAGAATACAAAAAAGCAGGAATTCCAACAGTTGTAGTAGGAGATCATAACTATGGTGAAGGTTCTTCCAGAGAGCATGCAGCCATGGAGCCGAGACATTTAGGTGTTAAGGTGGTATTGGTGAAGTCTTTTGCTCGTATACATGAGACAAACCTTAAGAAGCAGGGAATGTTAGGTCTTACTTTCGCAAATGAAATTGATTATGATCTAATCCAGGAAGATGATACGTTCAACTTTATAGATCTTGAAAACTTTGCACCAGATACGCCTCTTACTATAGAGATCGTACATGCAGATGGAAGTAAGGATACAATTAAAGCAAATCATACTTATAACCTGCCTCAAATAGAGTGGTATAAGCATGGATCTGCATTAAACCTTATTAAAAAGGAGAACGCAGCATAA
- a CDS encoding MoxR family ATPase has protein sequence MSDVALIENLVKKHAELRTEIAKVIVGQDEVVQQVLLSIFSGGHSLLIGVPGLAKTLMVNTIAKALGLDFKRIQFTPDLMPSDILGSEILDENRKFKFIKGPVFTNILLADEINRTPPKTQAALLEAMQERAVTVAGHHYKLDKPYFVLATQNPIEQEGTYPLPEAQLDRFMFAINLEYPSFQEEVDVVKSTTTDVQKTVNPLFNASEISEIQQVIRRIPVPDNVIEYAVRLVGKTRPGKEASDFVQNYIDWGAGPRASQNLILAAKTHAAVQGKFSPDIENVQAVSIGILRHRIIRNYKAEAEGISAEQIIKNLF, from the coding sequence ATGTCTGATGTTGCCCTGATAGAAAACCTGGTAAAGAAACACGCCGAACTTAGAACAGAGATCGCGAAAGTGATCGTTGGTCAGGATGAAGTCGTGCAACAGGTTTTACTTTCTATATTTTCAGGAGGACACTCATTATTGATCGGAGTTCCAGGCCTTGCAAAAACGTTGATGGTCAATACCATCGCAAAAGCGCTGGGTCTGGATTTCAAAAGGATACAATTTACACCAGATCTTATGCCCAGCGATATTCTGGGATCAGAGATCCTGGATGAGAATCGGAAATTTAAGTTCATAAAGGGTCCGGTTTTCACCAATATTTTACTGGCAGATGAGATCAACCGTACTCCGCCAAAAACTCAGGCAGCTTTACTTGAAGCCATGCAGGAACGAGCTGTTACGGTAGCCGGTCATCATTATAAGCTTGATAAACCCTATTTTGTTCTGGCTACACAGAACCCGATAGAACAGGAGGGAACCTATCCTTTGCCTGAAGCCCAGCTGGACAGGTTTATGTTTGCAATAAATCTTGAATATCCAAGTTTCCAGGAAGAAGTGGATGTCGTGAAATCTACGACCACAGATGTTCAGAAAACGGTGAATCCATTATTTAATGCTTCAGAAATATCTGAAATTCAACAAGTGATCCGGCGTATCCCGGTGCCGGATAATGTTATAGAATATGCTGTGAGACTGGTAGGAAAAACAAGGCCTGGCAAAGAAGCTTCAGATTTTGTTCAGAATTATATTGATTGGGGGGCGGGACCAAGAGCTTCTCAGAATTTAATTCTGGCTGCCAAAACCCATGCCGCAGTACAGGGTAAATTTTCACCAGATATTGAAAATGTTCAGGCTGTCTCCATTGGAATTTTAAGGCATCGTATCATCAGGAATTACAAGGCGGAGGCTGAAGGTATTTCTGCTGAACAAATCATCAAAAACTTATTCTAG
- a CDS encoding peptidylprolyl isomerase has protein sequence MNLKSTIKPLFSGVCMMFTALGFSQEVIVTDSTSIQPDAEVKKVENEMQGKQRMKVDGIAAVVGEYIILESDIDLMYKDMQSQGMTTAEVNDCKLAGSLMENKLYAHHAIQDSIIISDAQINGMVDQRLQGLVQQAGSMEKILEFYKKDSEAELRDEIFTLTKQNQLTQSMQQKIIQDLEVTPEEVRQYYVQMDEKPMFGTEIELSQIVIEPEIPKEESQKVIDRLKGFKADIEENGASFSTKAVLYSDDEVTGRDGGRITLTRKDAFVKEFKDVAFSLQEGEISEPFETIFGYHIIQIDKIRGQTVELRHILLIPDVTNASVQAAKAEIDTLRSKILKGDLEFAAAAREASDEEETKTEGGKLINPRTGDTRFELTKIDPKLFEQVESLDEGEVSLVLTQQDRTGRPQFKIIKVTRKIEEHEADYATDYLKIKELALRDKQLEVIEKWQKEKIADTYIKVNGKYRDCDYANDWLKK, from the coding sequence ATGAATTTGAAATCTACAATTAAACCGCTATTTTCAGGAGTGTGCATGATGTTCACGGCTCTTGGATTTTCTCAGGAAGTGATCGTAACAGATAGTACGTCGATCCAGCCAGATGCCGAGGTGAAGAAGGTGGAAAACGAAATGCAGGGGAAACAGCGCATGAAAGTTGATGGGATCGCTGCAGTAGTTGGAGAATATATCATTCTTGAAAGTGATATCGACCTGATGTATAAGGATATGCAGTCACAGGGAATGACCACGGCAGAGGTGAATGATTGTAAGCTGGCAGGTTCTCTAATGGAGAACAAATTGTATGCACATCATGCGATACAGGATAGTATTATTATTTCTGACGCTCAGATTAATGGAATGGTAGACCAAAGACTGCAGGGATTAGTTCAGCAGGCTGGTTCTATGGAAAAGATCCTTGAATTCTACAAAAAGGATAGCGAAGCCGAACTAAGAGACGAGATCTTTACACTTACCAAGCAAAATCAGCTTACCCAGAGTATGCAGCAAAAGATCATTCAGGATCTGGAGGTTACTCCGGAAGAAGTAAGACAGTACTACGTGCAAATGGATGAAAAACCGATGTTTGGTACTGAAATTGAACTTTCTCAAATCGTGATCGAACCTGAAATTCCTAAGGAAGAGAGTCAGAAGGTTATAGATAGATTGAAAGGCTTTAAGGCTGATATTGAAGAGAACGGTGCAAGTTTTTCTACCAAGGCAGTTTTATATTCAGATGATGAGGTTACCGGTAGAGATGGTGGTAGAATTACGCTCACCAGAAAAGATGCATTTGTAAAGGAATTTAAGGATGTAGCTTTTAGTCTTCAGGAGGGTGAGATTAGTGAACCTTTTGAAACTATATTTGGTTACCATATTATCCAGATCGACAAGATTCGTGGGCAAACCGTAGAACTTAGACATATATTGTTGATCCCAGATGTAACGAATGCATCTGTGCAGGCAGCGAAAGCTGAAATCGATACCTTAAGAAGTAAGATCTTAAAAGGAGACTTAGAGTTTGCCGCGGCTGCTCGAGAAGCTTCAGATGAAGAAGAAACTAAAACTGAAGGTGGAAAATTGATCAATCCAAGAACTGGTGATACCAGATTTGAACTAACCAAGATCGATCCTAAATTATTTGAGCAGGTGGAATCTTTAGATGAAGGTGAAGTTTCCCTGGTTCTTACACAACAGGACAGAACAGGAAGACCTCAATTCAAGATCATCAAGGTTACTAGGAAAATAGAAGAACACGAAGCAGATTATGCGACAGATTATCTTAAGATCAAGGAGCTTGCGCTAAGAGATAAACAGCTCGAAGTTATCGAGAAGTGGCAAAAGGAAAAGATCGCAGATACTTATATTAAAGTAAACGGGAAGTACCGTGATTGTGATTACGCTAACGACTGGTTAAAAAAATAA
- a CDS encoding lycopene cyclase family protein — protein MITPDYYYIIVGGGLAGLQLALEIRNDIFFKGKKIAIIDPSLKDNNDKTWCFWEEGSGKWDELIQKEWQQGSFKADSVEKELDFAPYSYKMLRSIDFYEYAKSELTKDPDTYFIQDKISRIDEVTRTALGKKESYTATHFFDSRPPHAYKDDSGSAKIYQHFKGISIETQEAQFDPERFIMMDYRVKYRNSTCFTYVLPVSPKNALIEFTFFTPFLTEEEVYDEQLEKYTREVLKIDDYSIIESETGVIPMTDYPFHKHNSKHITKIGTAGGWVKASSGYSFKSTERKVSKLLSNIKSGKKPAQGLFSKRFQRYDAIFLDVLEKRNDLGESLFTKFYTKNSIQNIFKFLDEETTFSEDIKIMQSMFHPQFLKSFFNKL, from the coding sequence ATGATCACGCCAGACTATTACTACATCATCGTTGGTGGTGGACTGGCTGGGCTACAGCTTGCTCTAGAAATCAGGAACGACATTTTTTTTAAAGGAAAAAAGATTGCGATCATTGATCCTTCACTCAAAGATAATAATGACAAGACCTGGTGCTTCTGGGAAGAAGGTTCAGGTAAATGGGACGAGCTTATTCAGAAGGAATGGCAGCAAGGATCATTTAAAGCAGATTCCGTAGAGAAAGAACTGGATTTTGCACCTTATTCCTATAAGATGCTAAGATCCATTGACTTTTATGAATATGCGAAAAGCGAATTAACAAAGGATCCTGACACATACTTCATTCAGGATAAGATTAGCAGAATCGATGAAGTTACACGTACAGCTTTAGGTAAAAAGGAATCTTACACCGCTACTCATTTTTTTGATAGCAGACCACCACATGCTTATAAAGATGATTCTGGTAGCGCCAAGATCTACCAGCATTTTAAAGGGATATCTATTGAAACTCAGGAAGCTCAATTTGATCCTGAACGCTTTATAATGATGGATTATCGGGTCAAGTACAGGAACAGTACGTGTTTCACTTATGTCCTACCAGTATCTCCTAAAAATGCTCTTATAGAGTTTACCTTTTTTACTCCTTTTCTAACCGAAGAAGAAGTTTATGATGAGCAACTGGAAAAATATACTCGGGAAGTTTTAAAAATTGATGATTACAGTATTATTGAAAGTGAAACAGGTGTAATCCCAATGACCGACTACCCTTTCCATAAACACAATTCCAAACATATTACGAAGATAGGAACGGCCGGCGGTTGGGTGAAGGCATCTTCAGGATATTCATTTAAGAGTACTGAACGAAAAGTAAGCAAGTTACTGTCAAATATCAAAAGTGGTAAAAAGCCGGCGCAAGGTCTGTTTAGCAAAAGATTTCAGCGGTATGATGCGATATTTCTGGATGTTCTGGAAAAGCGCAATGATCTTGGTGAATCATTGTTCACTAAGTTCTATACGAAAAATAGTATTCAGAATATATTCAAATTTCTGGATGAAGAAACCACATTTTCCGAAGATATCAAGATCATGCAGAGCATGTTCCATCCTCAGTTCTTAAAATCTTTCTTCAATAAATTATAA
- a CDS encoding TlpA disulfide reductase family protein: MKLFKNQWSNIIIIVIILVMVIPQTRKPVQIFVNKLISFAPSVNDEEDQEKLASYDWILEDKRGKRIEFSEFENEVIVVNFWATWCPPCIAEMPSFQEVYEDYGEKVRFVFVSGEQHQTTDNYMKRKRFTLPSYKMRTKAPEPMLGKTLPTTYVISKSGKIVIDKVGSADWNSDSFRSTLDKLLQE; encoded by the coding sequence ATGAAACTATTTAAAAATCAGTGGTCAAATATTATCATTATCGTGATAATTCTGGTGATGGTGATTCCTCAAACCAGGAAGCCGGTTCAGATCTTTGTGAACAAACTTATTTCCTTCGCGCCCTCTGTAAATGATGAAGAGGATCAGGAAAAACTAGCCAGTTATGATTGGATACTGGAAGATAAGAGAGGTAAGAGAATAGAATTTTCTGAATTTGAAAATGAAGTTATCGTAGTGAACTTCTGGGCAACCTGGTGTCCGCCGTGTATTGCAGAAATGCCAAGTTTCCAGGAAGTTTATGAGGATTATGGTGAAAAGGTACGTTTCGTCTTTGTTTCCGGAGAACAGCATCAAACTACTGATAATTATATGAAACGTAAACGCTTTACTTTACCATCCTATAAGATGCGCACAAAAGCACCGGAGCCAATGCTGGGTAAGACATTGCCAACTACTTATGTGATCTCAAAATCCGGGAAGATCGTTATAGATAAGGTTGGTTCTGCCGACTGGAACTCGGACAGCTTCCGAAGCACTCTTGATAAATTGCTGCAAGAGTAA
- the crtI gene encoding phytoene desaturase family protein has protein sequence MPKKINIIGSGFSSLAASCYLAQAGYEVEVFEKNDTVGGRARQLKRDGFTFDIGPTWYWMPDVFERFFSDFGKSASDYFQLNKLDPAYEVYFGKDDSVIIPGSLEEIYETFEEVEKGSSEKLKKFIKRARDNYDIAIKDLVYRPGVSPMELVTTATATRLGRFFTNISGDVRKEFSNEKLRQILEFPVLFLGAKPSDTPAFYSFMNYADFGLGTWHPHGGMYKVIEGITELAESLGVKFHLNANVEAITTEDRAAKALKIDGKLYPADIILSGADYHHTETLLPEFDRQYSEKYWKKKTFAPSSLLFYVGFDKKLKNVSHHTLFFDSSFKDHAKAIYDVAAWPEDPLFYASFPSKTDDSVAPEGKEAGIFLIPLAPDLEDTDEIRERYFNMIIERFQALTGQEIKGNIIFKESFCVKDFKEAYNSYKGNAYGMANTLFQTAFLRPKIRSKKVEKLYFTGQLTVPGPGVPPSLISGKLAAGLIQQNEQN, from the coding sequence ATGCCAAAAAAGATAAATATTATAGGATCCGGTTTTTCATCTCTAGCAGCTTCCTGCTACCTGGCTCAGGCCGGTTACGAGGTAGAAGTATTCGAAAAGAATGATACCGTAGGTGGTAGAGCCCGTCAATTAAAACGTGATGGTTTTACTTTTGATATTGGGCCAACCTGGTACTGGATGCCAGATGTTTTTGAACGTTTCTTTTCTGACTTCGGAAAATCCGCTTCAGATTACTTTCAACTGAACAAATTAGATCCAGCCTACGAAGTTTATTTCGGTAAAGATGACTCCGTAATAATTCCGGGTAGCCTGGAAGAGATCTATGAGACTTTTGAAGAAGTCGAAAAGGGAAGCTCAGAAAAACTGAAGAAATTCATCAAAAGAGCCCGTGACAACTATGACATCGCCATTAAAGATCTGGTTTATCGTCCTGGAGTTTCTCCAATGGAACTTGTAACAACTGCGACCGCAACAAGACTGGGGCGCTTTTTTACAAATATTAGTGGAGATGTTCGAAAAGAGTTTTCCAATGAAAAACTAAGACAGATCCTTGAATTTCCGGTATTGTTCCTGGGAGCAAAACCTAGTGATACCCCGGCTTTTTACAGTTTCATGAATTATGCCGACTTTGGATTGGGTACCTGGCATCCTCATGGAGGTATGTATAAAGTTATTGAAGGCATTACAGAGCTCGCAGAGTCCTTAGGCGTTAAGTTTCACCTCAATGCTAATGTCGAGGCTATTACTACTGAAGATCGCGCAGCAAAAGCGCTAAAAATAGACGGGAAACTTTATCCTGCAGATATCATTCTTTCTGGGGCAGATTATCACCACACAGAAACTTTGCTTCCAGAGTTTGATAGGCAATATTCTGAAAAATACTGGAAGAAGAAAACATTTGCACCCTCTTCCCTACTCTTTTATGTGGGCTTTGACAAGAAACTGAAAAATGTATCTCACCACACTTTATTCTTCGATAGCAGTTTTAAAGATCATGCAAAAGCCATATATGATGTCGCCGCATGGCCTGAAGATCCACTCTTCTATGCCAGTTTTCCATCAAAAACTGATGATTCCGTAGCTCCTGAAGGAAAGGAAGCAGGTATATTCTTAATTCCGCTTGCACCAGACCTTGAAGATACCGATGAGATTAGGGAACGTTATTTTAATATGATAATTGAACGTTTTCAGGCGCTTACAGGGCAGGAAATAAAAGGAAATATTATATTTAAGGAATCCTTTTGTGTAAAGGACTTTAAGGAAGCTTATAATTCCTATAAAGGAAATGCTTATGGAATGGCAAATACACTTTTCCAAACCGCATTTTTAAGACCTAAAATTAGAAGCAAAAAGGTGGAAAAATTATATTTTACCGGGCAGCTAACCGTTCCTGGACCAGGTGTACCACCATCCCTTATTTCAGGGAAACTTGCAGCTGGATTGATACAACAAAATGAACAAAACTAA
- a CDS encoding sterol desaturase family protein: MQVILWLLVFFGTFMMMEGMAWFTHKYVMHGFLWKLHKDHHHKDHSSWWERNDLFFVFYALVSIGCFLLWRYEDVWFGLPIGLGILAYGITYFTVHDIFIHQRFKIFRNANNKYAKGIRRAHKMHHKHLGKDDGECFGMLFVPFKYFRK; encoded by the coding sequence ATGCAAGTGATATTATGGCTATTAGTATTTTTTGGAACCTTTATGATGATGGAGGGAATGGCGTGGTTCACACACAAATATGTGATGCACGGTTTCTTATGGAAATTGCATAAGGATCACCACCACAAAGACCATAGTAGCTGGTGGGAACGAAACGATCTCTTTTTCGTTTTTTACGCTCTTGTAAGTATTGGGTGTTTCCTGCTCTGGAGGTATGAAGATGTATGGTTTGGCCTGCCTATTGGACTTGGGATTCTTGCTTATGGGATCACGTATTTTACAGTGCACGATATATTTATACATCAAAGGTTTAAGATCTTTAGAAATGCGAATAATAAATACGCAAAAGGTATAAGACGAGCGCATAAAATGCACCATAAACATCTTGGAAAGGATGACGGCGAATGCTTCGGAATGCTATTCGTACCTTTTAAATATTTCAGGAAATAA
- a CDS encoding peptidyl-prolyl cis-trans isomerase — MNIRFYWFYLGLCSLMFGSCEYFQQTDNRVQVVRVNDSYLYEEDIQSLIDEDTSPEDSSIIVGNYVTRWATQQLLIDRAKLNLPGEQQAEFNALVENYKNELYTNAYTDAIVTRDLDTSLNKNEIEAYYEKNGENFILNEDLVKLRYINLPKNTNNLDEIRTKFRRFDAADQQALSNMAIQFKNYSMNDSVWVKTKSVYDKIGPLSVEDRSKLLRKSNFLELKDSLNVYLVYVNDVLARNEQAPLDYASATIREILLNKRKQSLIKELEKDITKDAIKNNEFEIYN, encoded by the coding sequence TTGAATATACGTTTTTATTGGTTTTACCTTGGATTGTGCTCTTTGATGTTTGGCAGTTGTGAGTATTTTCAGCAAACCGATAACAGGGTACAGGTAGTAAGAGTCAATGATTCTTATTTATACGAGGAGGATATTCAATCTCTTATTGATGAAGATACCTCTCCTGAAGACAGTTCGATTATCGTTGGTAATTACGTGACTCGCTGGGCGACTCAGCAATTGTTGATTGACAGGGCGAAACTAAATTTACCAGGAGAACAACAGGCAGAATTTAATGCCCTGGTGGAGAACTATAAGAATGAGTTGTATACCAATGCATATACAGATGCCATTGTCACCCGGGATCTTGATACCTCCCTCAACAAGAACGAGATCGAAGCTTATTATGAGAAAAATGGGGAAAATTTTATTCTGAATGAGGACCTTGTAAAACTCAGGTATATTAATCTTCCGAAGAATACTAACAACCTTGATGAAATAAGAACTAAATTTCGCCGCTTTGACGCTGCAGATCAGCAAGCATTAAGCAATATGGCGATTCAGTTTAAAAATTACAGCATGAACGATTCTGTTTGGGTTAAAACAAAATCTGTTTATGATAAAATTGGTCCGCTTTCTGTAGAGGATCGGTCCAAGCTATTGCGAAAATCAAATTTCCTGGAGTTAAAGGATTCATTAAACGTGTACCTTGTTTATGTGAACGATGTACTGGCAAGAAATGAACAGGCTCCTTTAGATTACGCTTCAGCAACCATTCGCGAGATCTTGCTGAATAAGAGAAAGCAGTCGCTTATTAAAGAATTAGAAAAGGATATTACTAAAGATGCAATTAAAAATAATGAATTTGAAATCTACAATTAA
- a CDS encoding phytoene/squalene synthase family protein, which translates to MKAIFDTVSRSCSKTVTNSYSTSFSLATKMLAPSIRQDIYNIYGFVRFADEIVDSFHDYDKELLFKDFEADLYKSLNQRISLNPILNAFQETVHRYDIEPQLYKAFMDSMRLDLHKSEYLSVEEYRQYIYGSADVVGLMCLKVFVKGDQAKYEELKSSAMSLGSAFQKVNFLRDLKADYEDLSRSYFPNVDLSELDEVNKQQIVAEIEEDFSKGLSGIAHLPVEAKFGVYTAYIYYRKLLQKLKNVPSLEIKNCRVRVPNYQKAGLLAKSYISYRLNLI; encoded by the coding sequence ATGAAAGCGATTTTTGATACGGTATCCCGGTCCTGTAGCAAAACTGTTACTAACAGCTATAGTACTTCTTTTAGCCTGGCCACTAAGATGCTGGCCCCCTCTATCAGGCAGGATATTTATAATATTTATGGATTTGTAAGATTTGCAGATGAGATTGTGGATAGCTTTCATGATTATGACAAGGAATTATTATTTAAAGATTTTGAAGCCGATCTATATAAGTCACTAAATCAAAGAATTTCTCTTAATCCAATTCTGAATGCTTTTCAGGAAACGGTACACCGGTACGATATAGAACCTCAACTTTACAAGGCTTTTATGGATAGTATGCGGCTGGATCTTCATAAATCTGAGTACTTGAGCGTTGAGGAATACCGCCAGTATATCTATGGCAGTGCAGATGTTGTTGGTCTGATGTGTTTAAAAGTTTTTGTAAAAGGTGATCAGGCGAAATACGAAGAATTAAAATCATCGGCGATGAGTCTTGGTTCGGCTTTTCAAAAGGTTAATTTCTTAAGAGATCTAAAAGCAGATTATGAAGATCTTAGCAGATCCTATTTCCCAAATGTGGACCTTTCAGAATTAGACGAGGTGAATAAACAACAGATAGTTGCTGAAATTGAAGAAGACTTCAGTAAAGGTTTAAGCGGGATCGCTCATCTTCCGGTTGAAGCTAAGTTTGGTGTGTATACTGCTTATATATATTATAGAAAATTACTTCAGAAACTTAAAAACGTCCCATCTTTGGAGATTAAAAATTGCCGGGTTCGTGTTCCTAATTATCAAAAGGCAGGACTACTGGCAAAATCCTATATTTCTTATAGATTGAATTTAATATAA